A single window of Eucalyptus grandis isolate ANBG69807.140 chromosome 1, ASM1654582v1, whole genome shotgun sequence DNA harbors:
- the LOC104445262 gene encoding LOW QUALITY PROTEIN: zinc finger CCCH domain-containing protein 30 (The sequence of the model RefSeq protein was modified relative to this genomic sequence to represent the inferred CDS: deleted 1 base in 1 codon), whose translation MSQLTIQTEDTFASLLELAANNDTESFGRCVERDPSSIDEIGYWYGRQKGSKQMVNMQRTPLMVAATYGSVDVMRLILCLSDADVNRTCSTDKSTALHCAASGGAVNAVDAVRLLLSAGADPSLADANGQRPVDVIVVPPKLLSIKFALEELLSTEGSVNEHNLRVSVATSNSTSPPLSSSPDNGSPASANCSSPKNSKLSDAPVLYASEKKEYPVDPSLPDIKNSIYSTDEFRMYSFKVRPCSRAYSHDWTECPFVHPGENARRRDPRKFHYSCVPCPDFRKGACRRGDMCEYAHGVFECWLHPAQYRTRLCKDGTSCARRVCFFAHTEQELRPLYVSTGSAVPSPRSSTSGAAAMDFAAAMSLLPGSPSSVSIMSPSPFTPPMSPSANGISHPSVAWPQQNVPTLHLPGSNLQSSRLRSSLNARDIPQEDFDLLSDYDVQQQQLLNEFSILSQQSMGANSLNRSGRLKTLTPSNLDDLFSAESSSPRYADQALASAVFSPTHKSAVINQFQQQQQSMLSPINTTFSPKSVDHPLLQASFGVQSGRMSPRNMDPISPISSRVSMLAQREKQQQQLRSLSSRELGSNSAAIVGSPVGSWSKWGATNGKPDWAVSADELGKLRRSNSFELGNNGEEPDLSWVQSLVKESPTEMKEKLSSTLSGVPAPATSSEVPSISSQMESVDHEVLGAWLQQMQLDPLVAQQN comes from the exons ATGAGTCAACTGACCATTCAGACTGAGGACACTTTTGCCAGCTTGCTTGAGCTTGCTGCTAACAACGACACAGAATCTTTCGGACGGTGTGTGGAACGTGATCCTTCGAGCATAGATGAAATTGGATATTGGTATGGTCGCCAAAAGGGTTCGAAGCAGATGGTCAATATGCAAAGAACTCCTCTTATGGTGGCTGCTACATATGGTAGTGTTGATGTAATGAGACTCATTCTTTGCCTATCTGATGCTGATGTGAATCGAACCTGCAGCACAGACAAGAGCACAGCCCTTCACTGTGCTGCCTCTGGTGGTGCTGTGAATGCTGTAGATGCTGTGAGGCTACTCCTGTCAGCTGGTGCTGACCCAAGTTTAGCAGATGCTAACGGTCAGCGGCCTGTGGATGTTATTGTTGTTCCTCCAAAGCTCCTTTCAATAAAGTTTGCTCTTGAAGAGCTCTTGTCGACCGAAGGATCTGTAAATGAACACAATCTGAGAGTGTCCGTAGCCACTTCCAATTCAACCTCTCCCCCACTTTCATCTTCCCCGGATAATGGTTCCCCAGCATCTGCTAATTGTTCTTCCCCCAAGAACTCAAAGTTAAGTGATGCTCCTGTTCTTTATGCATCAGAAAAGAAGGAATACCCGGTGGATCCATCTCTTCCAGATATCAAGAATAGCATTTACTCAACAGATGAATTCCGAATGTATTCTTTTAAAGTGCGGCCTTGTTCACGAGCGTACTCGCATGATTGGACGGAGTGCCCTTTTGTTCATCCAGGGGAA AATGCCCGTAGAAGGGATCCAAGGAAGTTCCACTACAGCTGTGTCCCTTGCCCTGATTTCCGGAAGGGTGCTTGTAGACGTGGAGATATGTGTGAATATGCTCATGGTGTTTTTGAGTGCTGGCTCCATCCTGCTCAGTATCGGACTCGATTATGCAAGGATGGTACAAGTTGTGCTCGGAGAGTGTGCTTCTTTGCCCACACGGAGCAAGAGCTGCGTCCATTGTACGTCTCCACTGGTTCTGCTGTTCCGTCTCCTCGCTCGAGTACCTCTGGAGCTGCTGCCATGGATTTTGCTGCAGCCATGAGCCTCTTACCTGGTTCCCCATCATCAGTATCCATCATGTCCCCTTCACCCTTCACTCCTCCCATGTCTCCATCTGCTAATGGTATTTCTCACCCATCTGTTGCCTGGCCCCAGCAAAATGTACCAACTTTGCATCTTCCCGGAAGCAATCTTCAGTCCAGCCGCTTGAGATCTTCTCTTAATGCAAGAGATATTCCTCAGGAGGATTTTGACTTGCTGTCAGATTATGATGTGCAACAGCAGCAGCTcctaaatgagttttccatCCTTTCACAACAATCGATGGGTGCTAATTCCTTGAACCGTTCTGGTCGGCTGAAAACTTTGACCCCCTCAAACCTTGATGATCTCTTCTCTGCTGAGAGCTCATCCCCTCGCTACGCTGATCAAGCCCTGGCTTCTGCTGTTTTTTCACCAACGCACAAATCTGCAGTAATCAATCAAtttcagcagcagcagcagagcaTGTTATCACCCATCAACACAACCTTCTCTCCTAAGAGTGTTGACCACCCTTTGTTGCAAGCGTCTTTCGGTGTTCAATCTGGGCGAATGTCCCCTCGTAACATGGATCCCATCTCTCCTATAAGTTCTCGTGTGTCGATGTTGGCCCAACGAGAGAAACAGCAACAGCAATTACGCAGCCTAAGCTCTCGTGAACTCGGTTCCAATTCAGCCGCCATTGTGGGTTCCCCCGTGGGTTCTTGGTCGAAATGGGGAGCTACAAATGGGAAACCAGACTGGGCTGTTAGTGCAGATGAACTAGGTAAGCTTCGCAGGTCTAATTCATTTGAGCTTGGGAACAATGGTGAGGAGCCAGATCTTTCATGGGTTCAATCCCTCGTTAAAGAATCTCCTACCGAGATGAAAGAAAAGCTTTCGTCAACTCTCTCTGGTGTTCCAGCCCCCGCTACATCCAGTGAGGTTCCGAGTATCAGCTCGCAGATGGAATCGGTTGATCACGAAGTGCTAGGAGCATGGCTCCAGCAGATGCAGCTCGATCCGCTCGTGGCTCAGCAAAACTAG
- the LOC104445285 gene encoding protein DETOXIFICATION 42, protein MPLSMFFKDARNVFKKDELGIEIAQIALPAALALAADPVASLIDTAFIGHIGPTELAAVGVAIAIFNQVSKVAIFPLVSITTSFVAEEDTKERLHIEAQKNENGDKWFPVSKEKDVEMEELLPQSDSTSKSSFTDTSFGKMADLDNKRRYIPSASSALVIGSILGILQTLFLIFSAKPILNYMGVKSDSPMLMPAQKYLTLRSLGAPAVLLSLAMQGIFRGFKDTKTPLYATVVGDASNIILDPLFIFVFRMGISGAAIAHVISQYLISLILLWRLMSQVDLLPPSIKDLKFERFLKNGLLLLVRVIAVTFCVTLAASLAARHGATSMAAFQVCLQIWLATSLLADGLAVAGQAILASAFARADYEKAVSTASRVLQLGLAMGLVLSVVLVTGLQFASRLFTEDAGVLHLISVGIPFVAVTQPINALAFVFDGINYGASDFAYSAYSMVLVAVVSIVCLCALSSTHGFIGIWIALTIYMTLRTFAGFLRIGAGMGPWGFLNN, encoded by the exons AAACGTTTTCAAGAAAGATGAGCTCGGTATTGAGATAGCCCAGATTGCACTCCCTGCCGCGTTGGCTTTAGCAGCTGATCCTGTAGCTTCTCTCATTGATACGGCGTTCATCGGCCATATAG GTCCGACTGAGCTTGCAGCTGTAGGAGTCGCCATTGCCATTTTTAATCAAGTGTCGAAGGTTGCAATTTTCCCTCTTGTCAGTATTACAACTTCATTCGTTGCGGAAGAAGATACCAAAGAGCGATTGCATATTGAAGCacaaaaaaacgaaaatggAGACAAATGGTTTCCTGTTTCCAAGGAAAAGGACGTTGAAATGGAAGAGCTGTTACCTCAGAGCG ATTCTACGAGCAAGTCATCATTTACTGACACCAGTTTCGGTAAAATGGCTGATCTTGACAATAAGAGAAGATATATCCCATCAGCTTCATCGGCATTGGTCATCGGGAGCATACTCGGAATACTGCAGACTCTGTTCCTCATATTTTCTGCCAAGCCAATCTTAAACTACATGGGCGTGAAGTCT GACTCACCCATGTTAATGCCTGCTCAAAAGTACCTAACACTGAGGTCACTTGGTGCTCCTGCTGTTCTTCTCTCATTGGCTATGCAAGGAATCTTTCGAGGATTTAAGGATACAAAAACTCCTTTGTATGCGACAG TGGTGGGCGACGCTTCAAACATCATCTTAGATCCTctattcatttttgttttccgGATGGGCATCAGCGGTGCAGCAATTGCCCATGTTATATCGCA gTATTTGATTTCCCTTATACTGCTTTGGAGATTAATGTCACAAGTTGATCTATTACCTCCAAGCATTAAAGATCTCAAATTTGAGCGATTCCTGAAGAACG GACTTCTCTTGCTGGTGAGAGTAATTGCTGTAACATTTTGTGTTACCCTGGCAGCATCATTGGCTGCCAGGCATGGAGCAACATCAATGGCTGCCTTCCAAGTTTGCCTTCAAATCTGGCTTGCAACCTCTTTGCTTGCTGACGGATTGGCTGTTGCTGGACAA GCAATCCTTGCAAGTGCATTTGCCAGGGCAGATTATGAGAAGGCCGTGTCAACAGCTTCTCGTGTATTGCAG TTGGGCTTGGCCATGGGGCTAGTTCTCTCTGTTGTCCTTGTCACGGGGTTACAGTTTGCTTCCAGATTATTTACGGAAGATGCTGGTGTTTTACATCTTATTAGTGTGGGGATTCCG TTTGTTGCAGTGACTCAACCCATAAATGCTTTAGCCTTTGTTTTCGATGGAATCAACTATGGTGCGTCTGACTTTGCATATTCAGCCTACTCAATG GTGCTGGTGGCTGTAGTGAGCATTGTATGTTTGTGTGCACTGTCCTCAACTCACGGTTTCATAGGGATTTGGATTGCTTTGACCATCTATATGACTTTGAGGACATTTGCTGGTTTCTTAAG GATTGGTGCTGGCATGGGACCTTGGGGATTTCTAAATAACTAA